In Salmo salar chromosome ssa15, Ssal_v3.1, whole genome shotgun sequence, one genomic interval encodes:
- the LOC106571768 gene encoding WD repeat and coiled-coil-containing protein — translation MELGKAKLLRTGLNTLHQAIHPVHGIAWTDGKQVCLTSLYYANGDVKFGDTNVIGQFEHVFGLYWGPLCCSGSPALLAVQHKKHVTVWQLQLSALEQNKLLCTQTCEMSEPFPLLSEGCVWHPKMDILSVLTKKDASVLFCVRVDNRRVKADIKGSGLIHCACWTKDGTRLVVAIGSALYSYIYNDVQKSLLACSFCPIFDVGGYICAIESTGEAQVAVATELPLDRICGLNAGIAFDVPSDSESSLPGHSSLMVMLDEDGCIDPRRRSFDSERSYLSCSPSGGPMDLTHLLAKHRRSDPSPLIHLRRKDHLTGSGQDSSHLILVTYERKVTSTSKVSIPGILVPDILAFDSRGSMVAVASNTCSMVLVYCITPFAMPNVQQISLQKNERPKGVCFLSDKTLLLMIGRQKSNEPAFLPSSNTEKYILHLSSKEIVYDGETPASPSSNRQSPANFYPGIRRHSEHVFSKEEQQERVAIKELVLPGGGVIQSRSPGSSRRRLVEEVRSPEPSSVDFPYSDLCRPSDQSHSSASSITVENFDMEPVNRMRGSVQSGDLSRPCSPYYNPGDKPHTELPTLPKTTPLAPREKERNLEQLSQNMERISSRFSEVQQCLTEIRDFTQNGKRGLGTIYPNACEPPYVNITCQKQLSENVFIDERRPVLLCEGKLCLKVLQELFNLTVVEIMYGPLWIVLVADAEGFVPLTFKPKDELTVRNGKRKSPIRSTGSPDTCPSSPVKSPSSPVKSYANTDLDKA, via the exons ATGGAACTGGGCAAAGCCAAGTTGCTGAGGACCGGTCTGAACACGCTCCACCAAGCCATCCACCCTGTCCACGGGATCGCATGGACGGATGGGAAACAAGTCTGCCTCACCTCCCTTTACTATGCCAACGGTGATGTGAAATTCGGCGACACCAACGTCATTGGTCAGTTTGAGCATGTCTTCGGTCTCTACTGGGGCCCTCTATGCTGTTCCGGCTCTCCTGCTCTTTTGGCAGTCCAACACAAGAAGCATGTCACAGTGTGGCAGCTGCAGCTCAGCGCTCTGGAACAGAACAAGCTGCTGTGCACTCAGACCTGTGAGATGAGCGAACCTTTCCCCCTTCTGTCTGAGGGATGTGTCTGGCATCCCAAGATGGACATCCTTTCTGTCCTTACCAAGAAAGATGCCTCTGTGCTGTTCTGTGTCCGTGTGGACAACCGCAGGGTGAAGGCTGATATTAAAGGCAGTGGACTCATCCACTGTGCCTGCTGGACCAAAGATGGCACCCGGTTGGTTGTGGCCATTGGAAGCGCCCTTTACTCCTACATCTATAACGATGTTCAGAAGAGTCTTTTAGCCTGCTCCTTCTGCCCTATCTTCGACGTGGGTGGGTACATCTGTGCCATCGAGTCGACAGGCGAAGCCCAGGTGGCAGTGGCTACAGAGCTGCCTCTGGATAGAATCTGCGGGCTCAACGCAGGTATAGCCTTCGACGTGCCCTCAGATTCCGAGTCCTCCCTACCAGGACATTCTTCTCTTATGGTGATGTTGGATGAGGATGGCTGTATAGACCCCCGCAGGAGGTCCTTTGACTCGGAGAGGTCCTACCTGTCCTGCTCTCCGTCTGGCGGCCCTATGGACCTCACCCACCTCCTGGCCAAGCACCGGCGCTCCGACCCCAGTCCACTCATACACCTGCGCCGCAAGGACCACCTGACCGGCTCCGGACAGGATTCATCTCACCTTATCCTTGTCACCTACGAACGGAAAGTCACCAGCACCAGTAAGGTCAGTATCCCTGGGATCCTGGTGCCAGACATCTTGGCCTTTGACTCCAGAGGCTCCATGGTGGCGGTGGCCTCCAACACGTGTagcatggtgctggtctactgcATCACGCCCTTCGCTATGCCCAATGTCCAGCAGATCTCCTTACAGAAGAACGAGAGGCCCAAAGGCGTCTGCTTCCTCAGTGACAAGACGTTGCTTCTCATGATCGGCAGACAGAAGTCCAACGAACctgccttcctcccctcctccaacaCGGAAAAATACATCCTGCACCTCTCCTCCAAGGAGATAGTCTACGACGGAGAAACCCCGGCGTCTCCCTCCTCGAACCGGCAATCCCCCGCTAATTTCTACCCGGGGATTAGGCGCCACTCGGAGCATGTCTTCTCtaaggaggagcagcaggagcgTGTGGCGATCAAGGAGTTGGTGCTTCCAGGAGGAGGTGTAATCCAGTCCCGTTCTCCagggagcagcaggaggaggctggtggaggaggtgaggagCCCGGAGCCCAGCTCAGTTGACTTCCCCTACTCTGACCTCTGTCGCCCCTCTGACCAATCCCACTCAAGCGCCTCCTCCATTACGGTCGAGAACTTCGACATGGAACCCGTCAACCGGATGAGAGGGTCAGTGCAATCTGGGGACTTGAGTCGACCCTGCTCCCCATACTACAACCCTGGGGATAAGCCCCACACGGAGCTCCCCACCCTGCCCAAGACCACCCCCCTGGCccccagagagaaggagaggaacctGGAGCAGTTGTCTCAGAACATGGAGAGGATCTCCTCTCGCTTCTCTGAGGTGcaacagtgtctgacagagatcAGGGACTTCACTCAGAACGGGAAAAGGGGTTTGGGGACTATTTACCCCAATGCCTGTGAACCTCCATACGTTAACATAACATGTCAG AAGCAGCTGTCTGAAAATGTGTTTATAGATGAGAGAAGACCAGTGTTGCTGTGTGAAGGGAAGCTGTGTCTGAAGGTTCTTCAGGAGCTCTTTAACCTGACTGTAGTAGAGATTATGTATG GTCCGTTGTGGATAGTCCTAGTGGCGGATGCAGAGGGCTTTGTACCCCTGACTTTTAAACCCAAAGATGAGTTGACAGTGAGGAACGGCAAGAGGAAATCTCCCATCAGAAGCACTGGCAGCCCAGACACATGCCCCTCCAGCCCTGTGAAATCTCCCTCAAGCCCAGTTAAATCTTACGCGAACACAGACTTGGACAAGGCCTAG